A single Candoia aspera isolate rCanAsp1 chromosome 7, rCanAsp1.hap2, whole genome shotgun sequence DNA region contains:
- the LOC134500934 gene encoding urotensin-2 receptor-like: MAEFIEEPSWGNFSDEEVDFRDQSSLTGVLGAILLLMCLIGMTGNIYTLVVAFGAMAIRSAGCLCIYIINLALADLLYLSTIPFVVCTYFAQDWFFGDAGCRFLLSLDLLTMHASIFLLTAMSLERYWAVTRPLRARIVGNSYHKVASIAMWFLSLLLTIPMMIMIQQREGRSHKHICFPTWTPDAFRVYLTVLFGTSILGPGLVLAVLYSRLAWAYWISTKAMQPQVMGRMLKQKLFSRIFSIIVAYWACFVPFWAWQLAKLYWPMDLEIGPTTQAYLNFGVTCLTYSNSCINPFLYTLLTKNYREYISTQCEERQGRQYVFFRRVRDAKPQAKLVSAAQGVVPD, translated from the coding sequence ATGGCAGAATTCATTGAAGAACCATCATGGGGCAATTTCTCTGATGAAGAAGTTGACTTTAGGGATCAGAGTTCTCTCACAGGAGTTTTGGGAGCAATCCTCCTTCTGATGTGCCTCATTGGGATGACAGGAAATATCTATACACTAGTGGTGGCATTTGGTGCAATGGCGATTCGTTCAGCAGgttgtttgtgtatatatattattaaCTTGGCCTTGGCGGACTTACTCTACCTTTCCACTATCCCCTTTGTGGTTTGTACATATTTTGCCCAGGACTGGTTCTTTGGAGATGCAGGATGCAGATTTTTGCTTAGCTTGGACTTGCTCACAATGCATGCTAGCATCTTTCTGCTGACGGCCATGAGTTTGGAACGTTATTGGGCAGTGACTAGACCACTAAGGGCTAGGATTGTTGGGAACAGTTATCACAAGGTTGCCAGCATTGCTATGTGGTTTCTCTCATTGTTGCTTACCATACcaatgatgatcatgatccagcAGCGGGAAGGCAGAAGCCACAAACATATTTGCTTTCCCACATGGACACCTGATGCCTTCCGAGTTTACCTTACAGTTCTCTTTGGCACTAGCATTCTAGGGCCTGGCCTTGTCCTAGCTGTACTGTACTCACGTCTTGCATGGGCCTATTGGATTTCCACAAAAGCTATGCAGCCTCAGGTCATGGGCAGGATGCTGAAACAGAAGCTGTTCTCCAGGATCTTCAGCATCATTGTGGCCTATTGGGCTTGCTTTGTACCATTCTGGGCCTGGCAATTAGCCAAGTTGTACTGGCCAATGGACTTGGAGATTGGGCCTACCACGCAGGCTTACCTCAACTTTGGTGTTACCTGCTTGACCTATAGCAACAGTTGCATCAACCCATTCCTTTATACCCTGCTAACAAAGAATTACCGTGAGTACATATCAACTCAGTGCGAAGAAAGACAAGGCAGACAGTATGTCTTCTTCAGGAGGGTGAGAGATGCAAAACCCCAAGCAAAACTTGTATCTGCAGCACAGGGAGTTGTACCAGactga
- the LOC134501304 gene encoding arf-GAP with dual PH domain-containing protein 1-like, translated as MAAEDEKNANLLQEVWKREENAMCADCGQPDPSWVSCTLGVFICFECSEIHHKIPNISEVKSIRKDHWEESQVQFLAQHGNALVKATYEAHVPVYYYRPAYSDSQVLREQWIRAKYERKEFLEPKKELLYSNGLKDGILWKRGRDNGLYQPRRFLLSEKERSLKYFIKLDAKEPKMEVKIDTVNAMFQPEKMRHSNGLQITYVKHNKTRNIFVYHENGKEIVDWLNTIRAVKFQHLKVAFPGASDEELKTRLTQNFLREGYMEKTGPKQKECFKKRWFSLDHRRLMYFKDPLDAFAKGEVFLGSEEQGYTVMKGLPCAMQGRFTWKHGIIIVTPDRKYIFTCETEKDQEEWKAVFSHVMEQPMTPQEYAVEANFKLKH; from the exons ATGGCTGCAGAAGATGAGAAAAATGCAAACCTTCTCCAGGAAGtttggaagagagaagaaaacgCCATGTGTGCAGATTGTGGACAGCCTG ATCCTAGCTGGGTCTCCTGTACTTTGGGTGTCTTCATCTGCTTTGAATGCTCAGAAATACACCACAAGATCCCTAACATAAGTGAAGTGAAGTCAATAAGGAAGGATCACTGGGAGGAAAGCCAGGTGCAG tttctagcccagcatggGAATGCACTGGTCAAAGCAACATATGAGGCTCATGTTCCTGTTTATTATTACCGCCCAGCTTACAGCGACAGCCA AGTCCTGAGAGAGCAGTGGATACGAGCCAAGTATGAACGGAAGGAATTCCTGGAGCCAAAGAAAGAACTTCTTTATTCCAATG GACTGAAGGATGGGATCCTGTGGAAACGAGGCCGAGATAATGGGCTGTATCAGCCACGCAGGTTTCTTCTGTCTGAGAAAGAGAGAAGTCTCAAATATTTCATCAAACTGGAT GCAAAAGAACCCAAAATGGAAGTTAAAATTGACACTGTCAATGCCATGTTCCAGCCAGAGAAGATGAGGCATTCcaatggcttgcagatcacttacGTTAAACATAACAAAACTCGCAACATCTTTGTTTATCATGAGAATGGGAAG GAAATTGTGGACTGGCTCAATACAATCCGTGCTGTAAAATTCCAGCACCTGAAAGTTGCCTTTCCTGGTGCTAGTGATGAAGAG CTGAAAACCCGGCTGACACAGAATTTCCTGAGAGAAGGTTATATGGAAAAAACTGGACCCAAG CAGAAAGAGTGTTTCAAGAAGCGCTGGTTCAGTTTGGATCACCGAAGGCTGATGTACTTCAAAGATCCTTTG GATGCTTTTGCTAAAGGTGAGgttttcctgggcagtgaggaACAAGGGTATACTGTCATGAAAGGATTGCCATGTGCCATGCAGGGTAGGTTCACCTGGAAACATGGCATAATTATTGTAACTCCTGATCGCAAGTACATCTTCACCTGTGAGACTGAGAAAGATCAGGAGGAATGGAAAGCTGTCTTCAGCCACGTGATGGAGCAGCCCATGACACCCCAGGAATATGCAG ttgaaGCTAATTTCAAGCTCAAACATTAA